A window from Triticum aestivum cultivar Chinese Spring chromosome 6D, IWGSC CS RefSeq v2.1, whole genome shotgun sequence encodes these proteins:
- the LOC123142232 gene encoding uncharacterized protein, which translates to MDQGWASWFGAGVTSAFFASLERCSCINLSTDDDDDDADALMLAAAAPSDQPQLDAAPAPAVAAGKEEGQEQGPPLPPV; encoded by the coding sequence ATGGATCAGGGCTGGGCGAGCTGGTTCGGCGCCGGCGTCACCTCCGCCTTCTTCGCCTCGCTCGAGCGCTGCTCCTGCATCAACCTCTccaccgacgacgacgacgacgacgccgacgCCCTCATGCTcgcggccgccgccccctccgaccAGCCCCAgctcgacgccgcccccgcccccgccgtcgccgccggcaaGGAGGAGGGGCAGGAGCAGGGGCCTCCCCTCCCGCCCGTGTGA